One segment of Rosa chinensis cultivar Old Blush chromosome 6, RchiOBHm-V2, whole genome shotgun sequence DNA contains the following:
- the LOC112173059 gene encoding metal transporter Nramp5 — MESQQQRIGVGERGSKRIYSADVETPPPSDIKQFDDHHDDPENQKPGWRKFLAHVGPGFLVSLAYLDPGNLETDLQAGANHQYELLWVILIGLIFALIIQSLSANLGVSTGKHLSELCKAEYPPFVKYCLWLLAEVAVIAADIPEVIGTAFALNILFNIPVWTGVLLTGFSTLLLLGLQRYGVRKLEMLIAVLVFVMAACFFGEMGYVKPPASGVIEGMFVPKLSGQGATGDAIALLGALVMPHNLFLHSALVLSRKVPNSVRGINDACRYFLIESGFALFIAFLINVAIVSVSGTVCHGDNLSDKDAKTCSDLTLNSASFLLQNVLGKSSKVIYAIALLASGQSSTITGTYAGQFVMQGFLDIKMRKWLRNLMTRCIAITPSLVVSIIGGPSGAGRLIIIASMILSFELPFALIPLLKFSSSATKMGPHKNSIYIIVVSWILGMGIIGINIYYLSTGFVGWIIHSSLPKVATVFIGILVFPLMAVYILAVVYLTVRKDSVVTFIEPTKNDPAALNQMESGITNTHGPPVPFREDLADVPLPE, encoded by the exons ATGGAAAGCCAGCAACAGAGAATAGGTGTTGGTGAGCGTGGAAGCAAACGCATCTATTCAGCAGATGTCGAGACACCACCACCCTCCGATATCAAACAATTTGATGACCATCATGATGATCCTGAAAATCAG AAGCCTGGATGGAGGAAgtttctggcacatgtagggcCTGGGTTTCTCGTCTCCTTGGCTTACCTTGACCCCGGCAACT TGGAAACTGATCTGCAAGCTGGAGCAAATCACCAATACGAG CTACTTTGGGTTATACTCATTGGATTGATCTTCGCTCTCATAATCCAATCTCTGTCAGCAAACCTTGGCGTGAGCACAG GCAAACATTTATCTGAATTATGTAAGGCGGAGTACCCACCATTTGTCAAATACTGTCTCTGGTTGCTTGCAGAGGTTGCTGTCATAGCTGCTGATATTCCCGAAG TGATTGGAACAGCGTTTGCTCTAAATATACTGTTCAACATTCCAGTTTGGACTGGAGTACTATTGACTGGTTTCAGTACTCTCCTTCTTCTTGGCCTGCAAAGATATGGG GTTAGGAAGCTGGAAATGCTGATAGCAGTACTAGTGTTTGTAATGGCAGCCTGTTTCTTTGGTGAAATGGGTTATGTGAAGCCTCCTGCATCCGGTGTGATCGAAGGAATGTTTGTCCCCAAGCTCAGCGGCCAAGGAGCCACCGGAGACGCCATCGCCCTCTTGGGTGCCCTTGTCATGCC CCACAATCTTTTTCTCCACTCTGCTCTTGTGCTTTCAAGGAAAGTCCCAAACTCTGTCCGTGGCATCAAT GATGCATGTCGATATTTCTTGATAGAAAGTGGATTTGCATTATTCATAGCATTTCTAATCAATGTTGCCATTGTCTCTGTGTCGGGAACCGTTTGCCACGGAGATAACCTCTCTGACAAGGATGCTAAAACATGTAGCGATCTGACACTCAATtctgcttcttttcttctccag AATGTGTTGGGAAAGTCAAGCAAAGTTATCTATGCTATTGCATTATTAGCCTCAGGACAAAGCTCAACCATTACAGGCACTTACGCAGGACAATTTGTCATGCAG GGTTTCTTGGACATTAAGATGAGAAAATGGCTTAGAAACCTGATGACTAGGTGCATTGCCATTACACCTAGTCTTGTTGTTTCCATCATCGGTGGGCCTTCAGGAGCAGGGAGACTCATTATCATTGCATCG ATGATACTATCTTTTGAACTTCCATTTGCTTTGATCCCACTCCTCAAATTTAGCAGTAGCGCTACTAAGATGGGACCTCACAAGAATTCGATCTAC ATCATTGTGGTATCATGGATTCTAGGGATGGGAATCATTGGAATCAACATCTATTACCTCAGCACAGGCTTTGTGGGCTGGATAATCCACAGCAGTCTCCCCAAAGTTGCAACTGTGTTTATTGGGATCTTGGTGTTTCCCTTAATGGCAGTTTACATCCTTGCAGTCGTTTACTTAACTGTCAGAAAGGACAGTGTTGTAACATTCATTGAGCCAACAAAGAACGACCCAGCGGCCCTGAACCAAATGGAAAGTGGGATCACCAACACGCATGGACCTCCTGTACCTTTCAGAGAGGATTTGGCTGACGTTCCTCTACCAGAATAG